From Sphingomonas bisphenolicum, one genomic window encodes:
- a CDS encoding gamma carbonic anhydrase family protein: MAATDYPAPDFPGASIIPFNGKAPVIHPSAFIAPGCRIIGDVEIGEDASIWYNCVIRGDVNRVRIGARSNVQDGTVIHCDSPGDRADGRPADGWPAIIGDDVLIGHMAMIHGCVLQDRAFVGLGAIVMSGCTVESDAMLAAGALLSPGKTVLHRQLWAGRPAKYMRDLPDAALIDMREGVDHYVHNAKAHKGAVRAMGG; this comes from the coding sequence ATGGCCGCGACCGACTATCCCGCGCCTGATTTTCCGGGCGCCAGCATCATTCCCTTCAACGGCAAGGCGCCGGTGATCCACCCCAGCGCCTTCATCGCGCCGGGATGCCGCATCATCGGCGATGTCGAGATCGGCGAGGACGCCAGCATCTGGTATAATTGCGTCATCCGCGGCGATGTGAACCGCGTGCGGATCGGCGCGCGAAGCAATGTGCAGGACGGCACGGTCATCCATTGCGACAGCCCCGGCGACCGCGCCGATGGCCGTCCGGCCGACGGCTGGCCCGCGATCATCGGCGACGATGTACTGATCGGCCACATGGCGATGATCCATGGCTGCGTGCTGCAGGATCGCGCCTTCGTCGGGCTGGGTGCGATCGTGATGAGCGGCTGCACGGTCGAAAGCGACGCTATGCTGGCGGCTGGCGCCCTGCTGTCGCCCGGCAAGACCGTGCTGCATCGCCAGTTGTGGGCGGGGCGGCCGGCCAAATATATGCGCGACCTGCCCGACGCGGCGCTGATCGACATGCGCGAGGGGGTGGATCATTATGTCCATAACGCCAAGGCGCATAAGGGCGCGGTCAGGGCGATGGGGGGGTAG